From the genome of Oryza glaberrima chromosome 1, OglaRS2, whole genome shotgun sequence:
TCGGTATCAATAAGCCATGAGAAGACTCGATGCACTCTTGTGATATGGGTTCCTCTGTATGGTATGCCATCAATTTGATACGTGCACGAGTACATGGATCATCCGTTGTTGGGTGGTCGCTCCAACTTTTCAAAGAACAGAAGCCAGGGCTACCGAGAGAAAGAAATATTGGTGTGCTTAAGATCTCCTCTTCCCTGTCAGACACCACAGGGAACTCAACAATTGATAAGGACGGCGCTGTGCCGCCTGACCTTGGTTGGCAGACCACTGTGATATTGTATGCGGTGATGGTTTTCTTGGCTCTCGATAAGCCAAGGAAGATGGGTCCGTGTGGAACGGCGCCTCTGACGAATGGCAGGCTGTTGTCATCCAGTTTCGACCATTGCTCCTTCTCGACATCAAACATGTGCGTGCCCTCCTGCTGAGATAATGACACCAGAATGCAGGAGGCCAGTGCAACGTAGGACTCGACAGTAACCATTGGCGGAGAAAGGTACTGCAATGGGGTGAGGTCCCATGGGAAGAAGGGAGGCCGTGGCAGGGGCTTCCACTCGCAGCTCTCTAGATGGCCATCGACCACGCGCGCTTGGGAGAGATCAAGCACCTCGAACCATGGAACGAAGTCGAGTTGCCCCGTGACGGAGGGATACCGTGCCAGGGCGTAGATCTTGTGGCCGATGGTGAGCACAACCGGGTGGAGCTTGGTCGACAGGAGGTTGGGCCCCCGGATCACGGCGCGAGTCTCGGTGTCGAAGACGATGGTCTCCGGGGCGTAGTCCTCATCCGCTGAATCGCCCCCGACGCCGACGATCCATGAGCGCACGGGCACGGGGGCGAAAGACATGCAGAACTTGGCGCTGATGCGGGCGAGCCGGCGAGGGATAGGCACCGGAGCGGgatcctcctcgtcgccgccgccgccgcctctcttcgCCGCCGCGTAGGGATCCACCTTGAACACGGAGTAGGTTGCCCAGCTCACCTCATGGCCTACCACCAGGTACACCGAAGGAGCCttcaccttcttctcctcctccttatcATGGCCGCTGGTGCGCGCGCCGGCCATCTTCTCCGGCTTCCGCTTCTTGTGCTGCCGCTCCGCCATCTGATCcatgtgcgccgccgccgccgctggattttttttttttttttgagaagagAAATTAGGGTTTGGTTTGGGTAGCTAGCGGTTTAGACTTTTGTTGTGGCTTTGTGTCTGATGGAACTGACAAAGTAGGCCGTGTCGACATGGCCCGGTGTTTTGTCTTCTGCGGACCGGCCCGCTAGCGGCACGGTGGACACGGCCCAGCCCACTTGCTAGTTCTCACGCGGAAAAAGTTCAATTTAAGTCACCCATGTAATGCTCGAGTTTGGATCGCGTCACTCAAACCTAAAACCAGGTACCAACACATCCCTCATTTTCCAAAACGAGTGCAACTATAGTCTCAAGATGATTTTGGATGGTGGTTTCGGCTAATGTGACACGTTGACTTTGTATTTATTTGACATGGCGTTGAATAAAATGTGATCTATCATCGGCACTATCTTATGTCACAATTGTAGTTGTAATTTGATGGAATTCAGAGATGCTTGATTAGATTTCTAATAGGGACACTGCAGCAGCATGATATAGAAACAAGTGATATGTTCATGTTCTTGGATGATACACCTACCACAACATCATTATTCATAAATATTGCTGAGCCCAAGATCCATGTGATGGCCGAGTAAAGCAATCAGAAAATGTAAAATCAGTTTATTCTTCATTGTTCTAAACATACATATTTGCAGCTCTTagatcatcttttttttttcagttttgatGGGATACTAAAGTGCAGTTTCAAAATTGTAATGTATGCCCAAATAACAGAGATGATCAGAAGTAATACGGCGGAGTTCAGGACCAGAACAGCTATGAGAGCTTGAGAAGTGCATGAAGGGCCACTTCTTTTCTCAAACTCCAGCTAAAATACCACTTTGTTGTTATTGATCTTTAGCTGTTGTGTAGAGTAGTGATATACATCAGATCTCACCGATGATGGTCAAGAACATCTCGTGATTTGTTATCACTTTTACAGTAATAATGCGATTTGTATGATTGCAATGGAACAGTTGTGTTTTAAGAGCATAAAGTGTTCAAGGTCGCCGAGTTGTGTTTGATTCCAGAAACAAGAAAATGATAGGTGAGTTCGGCCAAATAATCGAAAGCCTCCTCGATATGCATTCATAATTTGCTGGTGCGGTGGTGCCCAAGATGACAAAGATTTTTTGTGTGCATTTGTGGTACTCTTTTGAGCAAATTTGTGTAATAATTGGTTATAACTTGTTAAGCAAATGTCGGGATTatattctattattaaaaaagaaatgacTAGGGCTGTGCCATCTCCTCACGGGCAGCGGAGTAATCATCCCACAGCTCACTGTGGAGAAGCCGaatgaggaagaggaaggagagaggaagaggaagaggaagaaggaaaggagTGGGAGAATGGTGTGTGGGCTCCACAGGATGACTCCGCAGTATAGATCAGGTCTACgtgtcacgtcagcgaaaccatccTCTAAAACCGCTGACGGAATCAAATTACACTGGTtttaagagcatctccaacataATACCCAAATCAGCCTCTTCAAACACTTTACTTCAACATACTCTCCATCTACACTCTCTATTATGAGtcaatgacaggtgggactcatatgtcagcctctactacctcttcttcttcctcctcctctttctccccttTTTCCTAGCCATGTTTACTCTTTATTCTTCCTCCTCTACAACTACCCCAAGCTCATTTCAGCGCCCTCTCCCTTTACTGTGGTGTGAGGCGTCGATGTTACTCTTCCTCATCTACAACTACCCCAAGCTCCTTTCAGCGCCCTCTCCCTTTACTGTGGTGTGTCGATGTTACTCTTCCTCCTCTACAACTACCCCAAGCTCCTTTCAGCGCCCTCTCCCTTTACTGTAGTGTGAGGCGTCGATGTTACTCTCCCTTTACTGTGGTGTGAGGCGACGACGAACATCGACGGTGACGGGCGCACAAGGCAATGACGCACGGCGGATCCGTGCTCGCATGAGGCGGGCTCGTGCACAGGAGGTGACGACAGACGATGATGAAGGGCGTGTGAGGTGACGGCGACGAAGGGCATgtgaggtggcggcgacgtcgcGGATCTGCTCCTTGATGGCATGCGAGAGatgagagaggaggaggcaatgAGCGGCGTCAGCTCCGTCCCTCTTTAGCCAACAGCGAGGGCCTGGAGCTACCTCGGCTTGCAGCAGAGCCGGCAGACGAAGGGAGTGTAACAGCCGTCCCTCCAGAACCGCATAGCCAGCCTATTCGACGGGtgggcccacttacacataccaccccGCTTACACTTTCGTTCTCGCTTCGTGTAAAAAGGAATatgccttataagttggttccactcatgctaaactagcaaggtgggAATATGCCTTATAAGTTGGATCCACTCatgctaaactagcaaggtggtactaaacaagCACACACAACTCACATGGCCCACACACACAGCTCACATGGGCCACATAGGCCTAATCCAaattgggccaggatgtcacatacACCCTGAGCagggtggtactaaacatgcgcacatAGCTCACATGGGCCACACAGGCCTAATCCAaattgggccaggatgtcacatacACCCTTCCACTCATGCTAaactaaacatgcgcacacaactaggggtgggcattcggtctaaccgaaaatttcggtctcggtcttcggtcttcAGTCTTTCGGTCTTTGAAAATTGAAGACCGAATTTCAATGCAAAAAATGTCAGGACAGACAAATTCGGTCTCAgtcctgaccgaaattcaacaacattttcatatatgcaaagaaaatgaaaattttcaacacaaaagtcacaaaaaaattcgtaagcacttatgagtaaagactcttattaggttgcatgcctaTAATAAGTaaggatgtgaaaattagagctTAGTCCTAATTGAACgtagtggattgtaggttgcatttagacTTTTTTGATAATTCGGTTTTTTCGGTTAACCGAGAAgagaattgaccgaacaaagaGAAGAGAAGTGACCGAACAAAGGAgtgatatggttggagggaaTATGcattataagttggttccactcatgctaaactagcaaggtggtagTAAACATGCAAGGAgtgatatggttggagggaatatgccttataagttggttccactcatgctaaactagcaaggtggtagTAAACATGCGCACACGGCATAGCAAGGTGGTAGTAAACATGCGCACACAGGTTCCACTCatgctaaactagcaaggtggtagtaaactgttgacgaaaaaatcgaacacactggcctgggagatctgcttaactcctgtacaggtccaaagattgatgagatgcgggcgtgccagtcaatttgatcctgcaactgacaagatatgcaaataatagatcaaacagccgatcggctggcaagccgatggagtagttccagccgatagccgataatagtcgatgtcgataccagccgatagcgatagggtttaaacaatcggctatatgtctaatgtgatataaaggcaatcggctgatgataatataatatagcaatataatccagtagaaatcaatcggctaacaatatgatataGTAGAACAAGTATTGACCCAAAGGTTAAAGCATgtatcggctggaggtccgatgtcataaaatccacaagattgattaaacagtgaaacctttgttgccatcggctaaatccaacttatatgtatatgcaatcattacaagccgatgcaacgtccagataacttatcggctagcaccccgataaaacattagcatgaacctatcggcttaacaagacttatattatcaacaacaatctagtaggtcgaacctaaccgatgcagcacgagattgtatatgataatctaatactcgatgagccgatagatctgtctaatgtgatggatgtAACAAATCTGTTTAGAACAACAttatgattgtagagatatatcggctaatacaggagatcagacctaaccgagacagtcccagctaaaccgatgcgtctctaaacacaatacaattagagatataattgagatATTTgataggcaaatatatcaaccaaaccagagcgatccaagagatcgtaacgatgcagccttgaacgacgccgatgtagatgaCAGATTCACCGGGGCCggacggaacgtaggacttaccccttcgctggagatcAAAAGccaatgcagccccgcgtcaggtgcccaaATTCCGCCagaagataagtaaaaacctcagggaagagggtggcgatgcaccgagagtattattgatcgatagattgatagattacatagaccccaggtgcacatatttatacccatgggttgatacaagtccttgccggacaagaaagaaactatcctaaagataaaaggaaaacataaagtccttatcggacactaaacacactttcctaaagacgaaaggaaactaacaaactattcctaattaataattaaactgccatgccgcatccttcttgaactcgaaCTCTTTGATCCGACTCCATCGAGAACACGACATCGTGGCGACTTGACTCCCATCAGCTGATTCTAAAACTTTGAAGCCGACACTGATTCCAAGCTGATGGTGACtttggggcttaccaaatttcactgttaacataAACATGCGCACACAACTAAACATAGTAAACATGCGCACAGCTAAACATAGTAAACATGTGCACACAGCTCACATGGCAAATGCACACAGCTAAGTTGATATGGTTGGTTCCACACAGGCAATGCATCAACACAGATCCTACATCGCTATGCGCCATATAAGTTGATATGATTGGAGGGAATATGATATGGTTGGAATATGCCTTATAAGTTGATATGATTGGAGGGAATatgccttataagttggttccacacAGGCAATGCATCAACACAGATCCTACATCGCTATGCGTCATATGCCTGTACACTGACCCGCAACCGCAAGGGTCATCTCTGGTACCATTTGTAACGGCCATATAAGTTGATATGATTGGAGGGAATATGATATGGTTGGAATATGCCTTATAAGTTGATATGATTGGAGGGAATatgccttataagttggttccacatAGGCAATGCATCAACATAGATCCTACATTGCTATGCGCCATATGCCTGCACACTGACCCGTACACGCAACCGAGGGAATatgccttataagttggttccacacAGGCAATGCATCAACATAGATCCTACATCGCTATGCGCCATATGCCTGCACACTGACCCGTACGTGCAATCGCAAGGGTCGTCTCTGGTACCATTTGTAACGGGTTGGAGGCACGGTTGGAGGGAATatgccttataagttggttccactcatgctaaactagcaaggtggtagTAAACATGCGCACACATCCAAATatgccttataagttggttccacacAGGCAATGCATCACACAGATCCCACATCACTATGCGCCATATGCCTGCACACTGACCCGTACGTGCAACCGCAAGGGTCGTCTCTGGTACCATTTGTAACAGTCATCCCTCCAGATCCGCGTAGCCAGCCcatctgacaggcgggcccacTTATACATAccaccccacttacactttcgtcctcgcttcgtgtaaaagggtaaATCCGAGAGTGATATAGTTGAAGGGAATAGGctttataagttggttccactcaTACTAAGctagtaaggtggtactaaataTGCGCACACAACTCACATGGGCATAACAAACCTAATCCAaattgggccaggatgtcacaggAAGGTAGCTCCGGTGCATCTTTGCTCCATGCCATCGTCGGCGGTAGGGGCGGCAGAGGCGTCCTGTCTCCAGGGAAGATTGGGACGACAACGGGGGGTATGCGGGCGGAGGGAGGCAGCTCCGGCACCTCTCTGCTCCATGCCGTCGTCAACGCTAGCCGACTAACAGCAACGAGCACCAGCGAAGAAAAGAATGTGTAGATGGGAGGAGGAATGAATGTGGGGCGCACCTTTGACTAGTGACTTTGGCTGGCCATGTTTGGCTAGTGGAGGGAAGGTTTTGGCCATCTGGAGACGCTGTTGGAagatgctttttttttgggttaattggatccatgcctctgcaactttgccaaattgaaaaaatgccactactatttgTTATATCAGCTACATGCCACtggaaaattctaaaattgtaACCATGCCACTCCAGTCACTTTCTCCGTCCTCCTCTCTCACGCCGTCTCCGTTCCCGTCCTCATCCCGACCACCGCGGTGGACCTCCCGGCGAGGGCAACGTCGACGACGAACTGGGCAAGGAGGTCCGAGTGAGTCAGATCGACGACGACAAGGGCGAATCCGAACAAATCCATAGATGCTCGACCCGATCGCGCTCAGCATCGATGACGACATGGCGCCGCCAGCCTCCGcgttccgccgcgccgcgccactgGACGTCCTCGCCCGGACGAGCTCCGACAGGTCCCCGGCATTGTCGTCGCCATCCGCCAGGCTCATCGTTTGCTGCCTTGAGCAAGACGCGTGCGTCGACTTGGCCGGCGGCATCAGGTCGCGTGGCGCCTCGGACGCTGCGCCTGGCCCGCcatgctcctcctccaccattgCCGCGTCGTCCTTGCAAGGCTTtccttcgccgccgcagccgccactACCGGCGCAGTCGTTGGGGAAGGGGATGACGCTGTTGGACGTATATGAGGTGGAGTGGATCACGCGGGAGTTGGAGAGGGTGCTCGTGAGGGAGAGTGGGTGCCgcaacggcggtggtggcagacGAGCGGGTGATGGGCACCGTAGACGGAAGGGGAcgacgaggaaggcggcgaccagTTCCTACATGAGGCCGACGACCGACAAGGGCGGCTTCATGGGGAGGCACGCCGTCTCTGTATGCGGcgacaccgccaccgccgtcgtctcaGTCAGCGACCGTGCGTGGCGAGGGCGAGGAAGCTTCCGGGAGGTGGAAAAGGTGTAGGGGTCTCGAGGTGTTCAAGTGTGGATTACTCCATAGGTTTGGTCGTGGATGTAGGTTTATGcttgtcgccgtcgctgtcggcGCCTGGgccagcagccgcagccgccaccaccgctgcgaTGAGCGCCTCGTAGAAGAGGTCCGAGATGATGTCCTTCTCCAGTGAGTCGGCGAGAGCGAACAGGAACCACAAGCCAGCCTCGTCTTcttgcaccgccgccgccgacccttGCGTAGGCTACGATGACGGTGGTGCTGTTGTCCCCAGCGGTGGTGACCTGGGAGCGGGAggatgggaaggagggagggggataAGGACGGGAACAAAGACGGCGTGAGAGAGCAGGACGGAAAAAGTGACTAGAGTGACATAattctaattttagaaatttcgagGGGCATATGTAGCTGATATgacgaatagtagtggtatttttttaatttagaaaaGTTGCAatagcatggatccaattaacccacttttttttataataatggCTAAAATTTGGCTTGGAAAGTCacttggagaggctgttggataTGCGGTGCAGCTatatttgagggagtcaaagtggacttactGCCGATTCAAAAGCCATGGCGGAGCATGGGCCGTTTCACTCGGGCCAATGAGGAGGAGGACCCGGCCTATGTAGGGTTTCCTTCCTCTTTCTCTGTCTACTCgcactcgccgccgctgccgttcccCATCCCAAGTCCCAGACCAAACAATGTCGACGCCTAGccagaagaagaggaggagtaAGGGGAAGgacggcgcggtggcgccggtGGGACTGAGGCTTAATCGCCTGGGTCGTGCTTCTCCTCGCGAGGCCGCCGGGAAGCCGGTGTACCTTGCGGTGGAGCACGACGATGACCAGGAGGTGCCCGCGCACTCCATcgtcgagctcggcggcggcggcgaagcccaCCTTGTGCTTCACAACGTCCGCGGGATGTCCTTCGCCACCGTGGAGTCGCGCTACGGGCCCCGGATCGTAGGCGTCGGCGGCAAGTTGTTCACCACGGTGTACGACCCCAAGACCTCGATGGAGATCCCCGGCCCCTTCCTCGTCGAGCCTAAGCTCCGGCCCGTCCTCATCCCGCGGGGCAGCAAGCTGTATGCGCTCTCCCGAACCCCTTCCGTCGTGCCCGGCCTCGACTTCCTGCCCTGGTTCGTGTACCTCGACCTCAACTACGTCTTGGTCGCCCCTCACGACGCGAGAACCATGGGATGGCAccacttgccgccgccgcccatcttCCCTGTCCGCCTCAACCCGCTCGAGTACCGTGACCCGCCGGAGGTCCGCGTCGCCTCCTACGCCGTGGTCGGCTCCCACATACTGCTCTCCGTGCAGCAAGACAAGGGCACCTGCGCTTTCGACATGGACACCAACCAGTGGGATATGGTGGACGCCAACAACTTGCCTTTCATCGGCAAGGCTGTTCCCCTTGGTGGCCACCTCTTCATTGCCCGCTCCATAGCCAATGGCGGTGCTGCTGCAGTGTACGACATCAGGGTCTTCCCCTTACAGCCAACAAGTTCAGGGTCACACAAGACGGAGTTGTCCATCCTCAACATCCCCGTGGTGTCCAAGGGCATTGTTCCAGGGCAGCTTTTCTGCTCCTTGGGGAAGGGCATCTTCTCTTCCATCGACGTTCGATCTGCTGCTACTCCTGGTCCAGACGCCAAGCTGCATAAAGCGCGTATCGTTCATCGCACCTACTCTCAGGTTGGAGGGGATGACACTGAGGACAATAATTATACTGTCATAACCAAACAGCACAGACAGATTTACAAACTTATTGATCGGACTCGTCATTTGGCTCATCCTTCTCCGGTTGTTGCTGCTTTAACTATGTAAGCTTCAAACACTTTCCATTCTTTACACCCTTACGTTGCTGCTCAATCAGGTCCCATGACATGAGAAAATCTTTAGGAAGCTGCATTTGAGATTTCGATTTGCTTACTAATGCAGTCTTCCTTTTTTCCACCCAAGTTGTGACATGAGAAATCGTTAGGAAGCCT
Proteins encoded in this window:
- the LOC127757062 gene encoding uncharacterized protein LOC127757062, which encodes MDQMAERQHKKRKPEKMAGARTSGHDKEEEKKVKAPSVYLVVGHEVSWATYSVFKVDPYAAAKRGGGGGDEEDPAPVPIPRRLARISAKFCMSFAPVPVRSWIVGVGGDSADEDYAPETIVFDTETRAVIRGPNLLSTKLHPVVLTIGHKIYALARYPSVTGQLDFVPWFEVLDLSQARVVDGHLESCEWKPLPRPPFFPWDLTPLQYLSPPMVTVESYVALASCILVSLSQQEGTHMFDVEKEQWSKLDDNSLPFVRGAVPHGPIFLGLSRAKKTITAYNITVVCQPRSGGTAPSLSIVEFPVVSDREEEILSTPIFLSLGSPGFCSLKSWSDHPTTDDPCTRARIKLMAYHTEEPISQECIESSHGLLIPNQWKQVYEICDSSRELIWQCLITAMSL
- the LOC127760805 gene encoding uncharacterized protein LOC127760805, which gives rise to MSTPSQKKRRSKGKDGAVAPVGLRLNRLGRASPREAAGKPVYLAVEHDDDQEVPAHSIVELGGGGEAHLVLHNVRGMSFATVESRYGPRIVGVGGKLFTTVYDPKTSMEIPGPFLVEPKLRPVLIPRGSKLYALSRTPSVVPGLDFLPWFVYLDLNYVLVAPHDARTMGWHHLPPPPIFPVRLNPLEYRDPPEVRVASYAVVGSHILLSVQQDKGTCAFDMDTNQWDMVDANNLPFIGKAVPLGGHLFIARSIANGGAAAVYDIRVFPLQPTSSGSHKTELSILNIPVVSKGIVPGQLFCSLGKGIFSSIDVRSAATPGPDAKLHKARIVHRTYSQVGGDDTEDNNYTVITKQHRQIYKLIDRTRHLAHPSPVVAALTMEAE